aaaacacttttaagtCATAGGTTGGCTTTCTGAGGCAGTTGGTGTATTCCTGTATATATGCAAACCACTTTctacagaatcacaaaatcttagaattggaagggaatgAGTGCAGAGATCCGCTCATCTAACCCTTCTGCACATGTCCAACATGCAGGCAGTCAGCCTGGGAATGAAGAACTCCCAGGAcaaagaactcattatctcccaAGGTAGCTcatgggagagggggaagaggagggagggaaaggcagATATCATtgaaaagagtgctggatttggaattgggGGTCTAGTGTTCAAATTCCAGGTCAGccacttattatctgtatgaccttgggtaagtcatttatcttctgttTGCACATCTGGAAAAACAAGGAGATTGAACTAGAGAaggatccttctagctctaaatccatgatcctaattgttagaaagttatTTCTTATAACTACCATCCTGCAATTTCTATACAAATGATATAGGATCTCTATTTTTATTGTAGCATACCTAAAAATGTTGATGCTGTATGACcccgggtaagtcacttaatcctgtttgcctagtccttgcccttctgtcttagagttgttactaagacacagtgtaagggttaaaaataaataagtaaaaactgccaatagtaataaaaaacaacaataatagcaatagcaCCTTAAAGTTTGCAGATTCACAAAAACTCCTATGAATGAGTGCAGGATTAAAATGATGTCATAGAATCATAAgctttgagttggaagggaccccagagatcAGCTAGTCTAACCTCTTCCTGGAGAATGAATCCCCTCTATAATATCCTTGTCCCTAAAGACTTCAGGTGATGGAGAACAGCCCACTACCTCCTGTGGCAACCCATTGCCTTTTTGGACAGCTCCGATGAAGTTAGAGTCCccaaggaggggaggaaagaagcatCTACTAAGCCAGACATTGGGCTAAGTGTTTTATAAGTATGATATTATCTCATCCTCAAAATAATCCTGGGAAGTGGCTACTATCATGCTCCCcgttttacaattgaggaaactgaggcacacatgGTTTGCAGTTCACAGACAGACCACCTGGCCCCATTCACCTTTCTGATCCCATCTTTTGATACTCCTCAGTATAGCCCTTAgggctctttctcttctctcaacaggattccatgctttctgaGAACAGTAATtgtgccttctttgtctcagtagCCAATGTGCAAAGTACAatgcacacagcaggcacttaataaatattgaattgttTTATCAAGTAGAATTTGCTACTTCCTGACTATGCTTTTGTTGCCTTCTAAAaaacctttctctcttttctgctaATTCACTTCCTTTGAGTTGACTTTaaattctcctctcctcctcccaggaGCCATTCCTTGCTCACCCCACCCAAATAGTCACTCTGTTACTCCATGTTTCTTCAGTATTTCCTCATGTGCAGGGTGTGTATAGCATGAGTGCTAGCTATGTGGATAGATAAAGTTTTTCCCTCTTGGCTCAGAAGGCAGAACCATAACCAAAAAAGCAGAAGTTACTAGGAAACCTCCTTTAGCTATTAGATCCACTGGATTGTAGAATTCATATTTGGAAAGGGACTTTGAGATCAGTTAGTCCATtccccctattttacagatgagaaaactgaggtctactGAACCCAAGTGATCCAACTCACTCAAGTCATACAGGTAGTCAGGTGGTGTAGTGTATAGcatgctgggcctagagttagaaagacttgagtttaaatcttgccttgttagctgtgtgatcctaggtaagtcatttaacctcttcttgTAACATGCCTAAAAATGCCGatgctgggtaaccctgggcaagtcacttaattctgtttgcctagcccttgctcttctctcttagagttgtcactaagacaaaatgtgagggttaaaaaaataaattaaaatggtgATGGTAATAAAATGATAAGAAGTTATACATAGCACCTTAAAGTTTGCAGACTTATGTAAAGACTCATGTTTCCttcactataaaatggggatctaATAGAACTACCTCTTGGGATTATTTTGAAGATACTTTAAAAcactttaatatattatatataagtacatattctacattatatacaaaaataatatataaaatataaataatactgaaataatttttaaaacagcaGAATGCCTGGTTTAATTCTTGcttgttttctcccttcctttggaACTCCATCTTCAGTGGAATGGTCCAGAGAGGCAATGGGCAGCCTCACAAGGCAGTGGGATATTCTCCATCACCTGAAATGCCACCAGGGCATTAGAGAGGGGATTCATTCTCTAGGCTGAGCTAGATCCCTGGGGTTCCCTCCAACTCAAAGCTTATGTTCCTGTGATATAATTTCAATCCCATTCTTGTTCATATGATGTGTTTACACTTCCTGTGTGCATGATTTGTCTTCCCGCTTGGAAAATCATTTGAGAGCAATTACTATGTCTTCTACTCTTCATTCTAGTTTCTGGGAATGGTGTTTATAGTGTAGATGAATccacagacagatgagcatttatcTAAGACAAGCAACAGGGGAAAGCAAATCCATTGGAGAATATCAACAAATCTTGGATTTGCTGCTCTGGACCATTCATATCctgacttctctctttttttttcaaacccttactttctgtcctagtaacaactctaaggcagaagagcaaaagctaggcaaatggggttaagtgacttgccaaagatcacacaactagtaaatatctgaggctggatttgaactcaggtactcctgactctaggactagtGCTCTATCttactgtgccacttagccaccccaatagctaatatttatatggtgctttctatgttccaggcactgtgctaagcacttttattattattatttcaatttattacaattatcacaattattatctcattttatcatttgaatcatatatgatatatttgattttatgtatcattttacatataatcaTAAGAGTAGCATTTACATTGTACTTCAAGGATTGCAAAGAACTTTACtaacattattttaatatatatgttataaaatatataatattatgctACATTATATTGAGTTATATTATCCTCACAATACCCTGTGTAGGTTCGATTTTtcactattatccccattttacagatgagaaaactcaggcagaGTTTAAGTAGCTTGTCCTAAAGTCATACAGCTGATAAGGGTCTGAGATCACATGTGAATTCAGGATTTACTAACTCtggatccagtgctctatccactgtgccatccagctgtCTATCCGTTAAGTTAGGAAATAGAGATTGGTGAAATTATATGCCTAAAGCTGTTCAAGGAGGATATAATAGTGCAAGAAATCGATCTCAGTTCCTCTGATCCTCCACTGCTCTTCTTCCCACATAATTTAGTGACACTGACTCTGGTTCATTTATGGGCCCTTGCTTCAGGTCAGAGAAGAGGGGGATGGAATGCTTCTTTCACATTCCATGAATAATCTCATCCTCCATTCACTGGCATCAGGCTTTATCCATAGCCTTGTCTACTTCTCCTTCTTCAATCTCAGCTGTGTCCATCTCCTTGGTCATGGCCAGGTCTGACCTCATACCTTCTAATAGTCAGTGAAATATTCAGGCGATTTGGTGGCATCACCAGAATTTCTGGTTGCCAGAAACCAAGTCATTGCCATTCTTCTCCTGGACCCTGCCGGGCAGCAGAGAGGACCCAAGGCCACCTTAGATATTCAGAACTCTCTAAGCCCCAACCCCCTTTTCCTTCACTATAATATAGAGCTGACATCatgttagaattagaaggaactttAGCATCCACATCACCCAAGTTGctcatctttttttccaaagTCCTTTAAACAttccttgtttgatcctcacaacaaccctgtgaggtaggtgctattattatctccacctTATAATTGTGGAAACTGGAGTTGAGAGAAATGGATAGACTTGCCCACTGTCAAAAAGctgtgaggcagaatttgaaccaaggtctttctcATCCTACGTCCACTCTAGCCACTATGTGTGCTGCCTCTACAATAAAGCTTTAGAGACCCTtatcttataaatgaggaaacaaagacctagagaaataacatgacttgtccaaggtcatacagtttaGAAGCCAGCAACCAATATCATGCCTACTgcttccaaatccagtactctttctgcTGTGCTTAACATCTTCCAAATTGTCCCAAGCATGACCAGTTTGTCCTGATCCTATCATTTCTGGTGATTCTCCTCTGAGCCATAGATCTAGTCCCATATGAGAGTAggataagagagatgaataatGAAGAAGAAGGTGCTCAAATTGAAGTGAAGGGGAGGTAGGGGCAGTCAGGGTACCTTGGTACCTTCTACTGGCTGGTTGGAGACTTGGCTGCATCAAACATCTTCTTCCGGCCCTCCATGCCAGACATGGCCTCCACGTTCTTACGCCAGTCACCCACCTCCACGGGCCGTTCCTGTAAGGCAGAGACACAGGCCAGAGTTGTAAGAGAAACAACCACCCAGGAAGTCAGCCTGGGTTTATTAACCATGAAGGAAAGAAGACCTGGGTGGGGTGGAAATACAGTTTCCAAAAAATAGTTTCTCCTCCTGTTTCCCTTGTCTAGGAAGGCTATGAGATCCCATCACAAGGGAAGTTGAAACACTGAAGTTCAAATGTATATTTAGATTCTAAAGGAAGCAGGAAGCAGCATGtgttgggagggaggaagttctTGGTGGTTGTGGTGAGATAGTCAACTATGCCAGCTGTCTTTATTTCAGGCCCAAGGATATTTTATTTCAAGTGTAAGCGTCCCAATGGTATAGGATGAGATCTCACTCTTATTTTCCTATGTGTACTTCCTCAACTCTAGGCCCAATCATTCATCcattttttcttcaatatttcctaattattgtcctattcttatttcttcttggGGAGGACTATGTCTTCCCCACTGAGCTAGAAATTCCCAAAGATCAAGAACAACTTCCTCTCAATCCCAACCCAAACCAAGCAAGTAACACAGGGACCTTAGAGGTTGGTGGGGTTTGGTGATCACCTACACCCCAAACACCTGTCATAAGTCTATACCTTCTTCTTCATGAAGACCCACAAATAAATGACCAGACTCTAGTCTGAGCCAATTAGATAGTCTGTCTGTCTAACAAGAGATAGGAATTACTCTTCTAGTTGGGAGGGGAAGTGACAGTTGGTGGTTGGAGAGATGGGTTCGAGGAGAAAGGAGATCTCACCTTCTCTGTGTCCTCCTTCTTCACAGACTTGAGGTTGGCCCGCAGGTCCATGGACACCTTGTGCTTTGAGCCCAGCAGTGCCCGAAGCATGGCATCTGCAGAGACACGGACCCGACGCAGAGGTGGGCGTTTGAACTTTCCCCGGAGGTCAAGCACTTTCAGCTTCAAGTCCTTGATCTGGTAGGAAGGATGGAGAAAGCAGCCCATTAAGAGGGGGAAAGCCTCAGGAGAACTCTTCTATCCATAGAGGGGATCCTGGAGTGTTAGTAGTAGGGTCAAAAGGAATCTTCATCCCTATTGCCCAAGTAGATGATGACTCATTGGATGCGATAAAGGGGATTCCAACTCCTGTAGTGGTTAAACTTGGGTGGcccttccaattctgattctAGGAACCTCTGAACTCCGCTAACCCTTCCAGGACGACGGAGATAAAATACTTTGCAGATTGCCCCTCTCTATTCACTTGAGCCCAATAGGTGAGCCTGATTCCTCGATGTGGAACCCTAAAGGAGGCAGCCTCAACTCTGCCTTCCCATAGTGATACTGCAATATCCACAGGAAGGCAAATACCATTATGAAGACCTACTTAGGACATGACCAAGTGGACCATGGGATCAGAACCAGAAATGGCCTTAGTGATCATCCTGCCTAATCTCCTCGTCTTATTTATTTGATAGGCagcatggcacaatggataaagcactggaccccTGTcgggaagacccaggttcaaatcctgccaccaacacttgctagctgtgtgaccacagacaAATGACAATATCTTTAAGCTTCAATTCcttattaataaaatggagaaaataatgctTCCTATAACACCTATCTCACCAgagtgcaaagcactttgtacatCCTCAAAACATTATATgcatcagttattattatttataaatgaggaaaacatGATTTGAGCAAGCCAACGTCCATAGTAAGGAGCAGAGAGCTTCTGTCTCCTAATATCACACTCTCTCATAAGGCTGAGAGTTGTGGACTTGGTTTCCCCCTGATCCTTTCAGATTCAGCTCTTGTTTCCTACTCTAGACTGTATATGAAGGGAGACTCAGAGCAAGATGTGTCCATGGTCAGGAGACAGGATTTGTCCCCAGCCATAGAGCTAGGTGTTGGGACTGCACTCCCAACCCTGGTTTTCTTAGCCCAACGCCAAAGCTGCAAATGTTCCCTGCTGCTCAAAAGGCAAACTTGGGAAGCCCCCATTTCTGAATGGAGTCCTGGGCA
The window above is part of the Gracilinanus agilis isolate LMUSP501 chromosome 4, AgileGrace, whole genome shotgun sequence genome. Proteins encoded here:
- the TNNI1 gene encoding troponin I, slow skeletal muscle — protein: MGCFLHPSYQIKDLKLKVLDLRGKFKRPPLRRVRVSADAMLRALLGSKHKVSMDLRANLKSVKKEDTEKERPVEVGDWRKNVEAMSGMEGRKKMFDAAKSPTSQ